The genomic DNA AGTGGGCGATAAAGGCCTGCATCATTTGCGTCGACAGCCCCTGGCCCTGATAATCCGGATGCAGCACAACGGACATAATGACCGCATTGGGTGCCGCCGGATCGTGGCCGACCAGCTCTTTAAAAGCCTCATCCGACATCACCACCTCCCAGGCGCAGCCGGCATTAATAAAGCCGATCACTTCTCCGCGCTGCTCCATACACAAAAAGCCCTGTGGATAGCGGGCGATACGTATGGCGATTTTTTCCCGGGTTGCCGCCTCGTCGGCCGGATAGGCCGCCG from Klebsiella sp. WP3-W18-ESBL-02 includes the following:
- a CDS encoding GNAT family N-acetyltransferase, yielding MSHVTFRQATAADIDRCYEIESAAYPADEAATREKIAIRIARYPQGFLCMEQRGEVIGFINAGCAWEVVMSDEAFKELVGHDPAAPNAVIMSVVLHPDYQGQGLSTQMMQAFIAHLRQQGKTAIYLMCKAQYLEMYKRFGYQFLKRSDSTHGGEEWFEMMQTL